TGATGGCAACTGCCTGTCTTTTTTCGAAGGGGTGCACTTTGGGCTCGGTTTCTTTTTCGCCGGGATGCAAAGCGGGGAACCAGCCATTGGTATGGTAGAAATCATCCAGTGCGGTCTTTGGACCGTTCACCCAGGGGATCATGGTGGCGTCGGTGGCATTCTTCCTCATACCTTCATAGGCTTTGTTCACATCGAAATTGGTAATGCCTTTGCGGTAAGCATCGAGGAAGCTGATACCTGAATGGAATCCATTCATGCAGGCATGGTCTCCGAACAGCACAGGGAATGTGGGCATCCAGCCGCTTTGCTGGTACATGCGCACATAGGATTGCAGCATGTCTGCTTCCTGTTCGGGATTAAGGATGATGCGGAGCGGATGATGCGCCAGGTAGGTATCCCAGGCCCAGTCGTCTGTGTAGAATGTTCTCTCATCCTTATGAACCTGTTTATCAAAGCCGCTGAAATAGGCGCCATCTTCGGTGATGTCTACCATTCTTTCATAACAGCGGTAGAGTGCGGAGTAAAAACTTCTTTTCTGTGCATCGGAGCCACCTTCCACCTGGATCTGTGAAAATGTTTTCTCCCAGATCTGCCTGGCCTGCTCCTGCAGGCCATCGAAATCCATTCCATTCAGTTCAGACAGGAAATTCTTTTTCGCCTGTTCTGCACTGATATAGCTGAGGGCATATTGAAACTCCACGATGGCCGTTCCTTTGGGAAATTGAACGAAGGCTTTTGTATTGTTGCCAGAAACGTAGTTCCTGTTTTCCATTTTTCCATTTTCTACTATTCCACTTTTACCGGCAACGCTGAACTTTCCGTAGAGGAATACTTTGATATCGCCGTGATATACTTCGATACCAGTAAGCTCGTGGCCGGAGAAACGGTATTCGTTCGTACCCTGATTATAGTTTCCGAAAAGCAGGGATGGTTCAGAACCGGCGGGAAAACGGAACCTGAAGATCCCGGCTTTGCGGCCGGGTGTAAAATCAACGGTGATGTCTTCGTCAATCAGGTAAGTGGAATAGAACCAGGGGCTGGCGGTTTCAAGATCATTATCCCAGGTCTGGAGCTGCGCCCAGGAGCCTGCATTAACAGGCTTAACAAATGGCTTAACGGAGAATACCTGCCCCAGGCGATGGCTCACCAGCGTGAGCGGGAAAGAACTGATCTGATCATCGAAATTATCTTTCCGCTGCGGGGTGAAACGGATGAGTTGATTGGGAAGATGGGTAAGCGGCCGGGTAGGTTCCAGCAGTGCGCCCACATTGCCGATACGGGGATCGATATATTTAAGATTGGAAACGGATTGCCCTTTTGCCAGGGTAATGGCAATAACAAGGCAGCATGTGAGGGCCGGTTGCAGAAACGGGGCTAATCTCATGAAGCAGTGATTCTGGTGTTTAAGCTTTGGTACGACACCGGTCGGCTACATGAAACTATCCCGTCCCCGGGATGGTTCCTTTTCATATAGCAATGGCATCGTTATCGTCAGCAAAATAGCTTTGGTGCATTAACAGGGCTCTTAACAAAGCCCATAATAAGCTCATAACGCCAAAAAAAATTTCAAAATAGTTCCTTTGTATTAAAATTTTCAGGCAAATGAGCGGCGTTCAGGCCGGCAAAAAAAACTTCCTGCCGGAAAAAATGAATTTCCGGAACCGGGCTGGTCCTTTTAATAAGGACATATAATAAAGGAATGGCGGTGGGATTGTCTCTGCGTACCGAATATACAATTTGTCTCGTTTTTTTGCATGCTAATCCCCCCTATTTCAAATAAGGGTGCATACAGCATTGTAT
This portion of the Pseudobacter ginsenosidimutans genome encodes:
- a CDS encoding GH92 family glycosyl hydrolase → MRLAPFLQPALTCCLVIAITLAKGQSVSNLKYIDPRIGNVGALLEPTRPLTHLPNQLIRFTPQRKDNFDDQISSFPLTLVSHRLGQVFSVKPFVKPVNAGSWAQLQTWDNDLETASPWFYSTYLIDEDITVDFTPGRKAGIFRFRFPAGSEPSLLFGNYNQGTNEYRFSGHELTGIEVYHGDIKVFLYGKFSVAGKSGIVENGKMENRNYVSGNNTKAFVQFPKGTAIVEFQYALSYISAEQAKKNFLSELNGMDFDGLQEQARQIWEKTFSQIQVEGGSDAQKRSFYSALYRCYERMVDITEDGAYFSGFDKQVHKDERTFYTDDWAWDTYLAHHPLRIILNPEQEADMLQSYVRMYQQSGWMPTFPVLFGDHACMNGFHSGISFLDAYRKGITNFDVNKAYEGMRKNATDATMIPWVNGPKTALDDFYHTNGWFPALHPGEKETEPKVHPFEKRQAVAITLGHSYDDWALSELAKDLNKKDDAGFFFQRSKNYHNLWHPEKQLFLPKDNKGNWIDIDPKFSGGPGGRDYYDENNGYTYAWQVQQDIPALIQMMGGKEKFEEKLDQLFREGLGRSKYEFWATFPDATGLVGQFSMGNEPSFHIPYLYNYTSSPWKTQKRIRFLLDAWFGDNVFGIPGDEDGGGMSAFVVFSAMGFYPLTPGNPVYTIGSPLFSKVSINLTNGKQFTVNANNCSDLNKYIQKATLNGKDLHTLWFSHQDLMNGGTLELEMGPKPNKLFN